The window CTGGACCACCACCCATCCGGCGTCCCCGTCCGCGACTCCAAGTCGCCCCACGGCCCCGCCCTGGTGATACCGCCCGCAGGCTGGTCGTCGTTCGTCGCCGCAGTGAAGGCCGGGCGCTTCTCCGC is drawn from Streptomyces sp. NBC_00178 and contains these coding sequences:
- a CDS encoding DUF397 domain-containing protein translates to MLECTIPDSSELRGWRRSTHSGPESGSCVEVLDHHPSGVPVRDSKSPHGPALVIPPAGWSSFVAAVKAGRFSA